The following are from one region of the Capsicum annuum cultivar UCD-10X-F1 chromosome 1, UCD10Xv1.1, whole genome shotgun sequence genome:
- the LOC107856937 gene encoding transcription factor MUTE translates to MSHIAVERNRRRQMNENLKILRSLTPCFYIKRGDQASIIAGVIEFIKELHLVLQSLEAKKRRKSLSPSPGPSTPRPLQLSPTPESTFTINNNFKELGACCNSPVADVEAKISGSNVMLRTISKRIPGQIVKIINVLEKLSFEILHLNISTMQDTVLYSFVIKIGLECQLSVEELAVEVQKSFSSTDVFCINEV, encoded by the exons ATGTCTCACATAGCGGTGGAGAGAAATAGGAGAAGACAAATGAATGAAAATCTCAAGATTTTGCGTTCCTTAACCCCTTGTTTCTACATCAAAAGG GGTGATCAAGCATCAATAATAGCAGGAGTAATTGAGTTCATCAAGGAACTGCACCTTGTTCTACAATCCCTTGAGGCGAAAAAGCGTCGAAAAAGCCTTAGCCCTAGCCCTGGTCCTAGTACTCCAAGGCCATTGCAACTAAGTCCAACACCTGAAAGTACATTTACTATTAATAATAACTTCAAGGAACTTGGAGCATGTTGCAATTCTCCAGTGGCTGATGTTGAAGCAAAAATATCTGGATCAAATGTTATGTTGAGAACAATTTCCAAGAGGATTCCTGGTCAAATTGTGAAGATAATCAATGTGTTAGAGAAGCTctcttttgagattcttcatctTAACATCAGCACCATGCAGGATACTGTTCTTTACTCCTTTGTCATCAAG ATAGGACTGGAGTGCCAACTGAGTGTGGAAGAGCTGGCTGTGGAAGTTCAAAAGAGCTTCTCCTCAACTGATGTTTTTTGTATCAATGAAGTATAG